A DNA window from Streptococcus parapneumoniae contains the following coding sequences:
- a CDS encoding uracil-xanthine permease family protein, whose product MKQESTVDLLLDVDQRPSAGKGILLSFQHVFAMFGATILVPLILGMPVSVALFASGVGTLIYMISTGFKVPVYLGSSFAFITAMSLAMKEMGGDVSAAQTGVILTGLVYVLVATSIRFVGTKWIDKLLPPIIIGPMIIVIGLGLAGSAVTNAGLVADGNWKNALVAVVTFLIAAFINTKGKGFLRIIPFLFAIIGGYLFALTLGLVDFTPVLKANWFEIPGFYLPFSTGGAFKEYNLYFGPETIAILPIAIVTISEHIGDHTVLGQICGRQFLKEPGLHRTLLGDGIATSVSAFLGGPANTTYGENTGVIGMTRIASVSVIRNAAFIAIALSFLGKFTALISTIPNAVLGGMSILLYGVIASNGLKVLIKERVDFAQMRNLIIASAMLVLGLGGAILKLGPVTLSGTALSAMTGIILNLILPYENKD is encoded by the coding sequence ACTAGACGTTGACCAACGTCCTTCGGCTGGAAAAGGAATTCTCCTTAGTTTCCAACACGTTTTCGCCATGTTCGGTGCGACCATCTTGGTACCATTGATTTTGGGAATGCCTGTATCTGTTGCCCTTTTTGCTTCAGGTGTTGGAACACTTATCTACATGATTTCAACTGGATTTAAAGTTCCCGTTTATCTAGGTTCTTCATTCGCCTTTATCACAGCTATGTCACTGGCTATGAAAGAAATGGGTGGTGATGTATCTGCTGCCCAAACAGGGGTTATCTTGACTGGTTTGGTCTATGTCCTTGTTGCTACCAGCATCCGATTTGTAGGGACAAAATGGATTGATAAACTCTTGCCACCAATCATCATCGGACCTATGATTATTGTTATCGGTCTTGGACTTGCAGGTTCAGCTGTTACAAACGCTGGTCTTGTAGCGGATGGAAATTGGAAAAATGCTCTTGTAGCAGTTGTTACTTTCTTGATTGCTGCCTTTATCAATACAAAAGGAAAAGGATTCCTACGAATCATTCCATTTCTCTTTGCCATTATCGGTGGTTATCTCTTCGCACTAACCCTTGGTTTGGTTGACTTTACACCAGTTCTTAAAGCTAACTGGTTCGAGATTCCTGGTTTCTACTTGCCATTTAGCACAGGTGGTGCCTTTAAAGAATACAATCTTTACTTCGGTCCAGAAACCATCGCTATTTTGCCAATCGCTATCGTAACAATTTCTGAACACATCGGTGACCATACTGTTTTGGGTCAAATCTGTGGTCGTCAATTCTTGAAAGAACCGGGTCTTCACCGTACTCTTCTCGGTGACGGTATCGCAACTTCTGTTTCTGCCTTCCTTGGTGGACCAGCCAATACAACTTACGGAGAAAATACAGGGGTTATCGGTATGACTCGTATCGCTTCTGTTTCAGTTATCCGTAACGCTGCCTTTATCGCGATTGCCCTAAGCTTCCTTGGTAAATTCACTGCCTTGATTTCAACCATTCCAAATGCTGTACTTGGTGGTATGTCAATCCTTCTTTATGGGGTTATCGCCAGCAACGGTTTGAAAGTTTTGATCAAAGAACGTGTTGATTTCGCTCAAATGCGTAACCTAATTATCGCAAGTGCTATGTTGGTCCTTGGACTTGGAGGAGCTATCCTTAAACTCGGTCCAGTTACACTTTCAGGTACTGCCCTATCAGCCATGACAGGAATCATCTTGAACTTAATCTTGCCATACGAAAATAAAGACTAA
- the ffh gene encoding signal recognition particle protein: MAFESLTERLQNVFKNLRKKGKISESDVQEATKEIRLALLEADVALPVVKDFIKKVRERAVGHEVIDTLNPAQQIIKIVDEELTTVLGSDTAEIIKSPKIPTIIMMVGLQGAGKTTFAGKLANKLKKEENARPLMIAADIYRPAAIDQLKTLGQQIDVPVFALGTEVPAVEIVRQGLEQAQANHNDYVLIDTAGRLQIDELLMNELRDVKALAQPNEILLVVDAMIGQEAANVAREFNAQLEVTGVILTKIDGDTRGGAALSVRHITGKPIKFTGTGEKITDIETFHPDRMSSRILGMGDMLTLIEKASQEYDEQKALEMAEKMRENTFDFNDFIDQLDQVQNMGPMEDLLKMIPGMANNPALQNMKVDERQIARKRAIVSSMTPEERENPDLLNPSRRRRIAAGSGNTFVEVNKFIKDFNQAKQLMQGVMSGDMNKMMKQMGINPNNLPKNMPNMGGMDMSALEGMMGQGGMPDLSALGGAGMPDMSQMFGGGLKGKIGEFAMKQSMKRMANKMKKAKKKRK, from the coding sequence ATGGCATTTGAAAGTTTAACAGAACGTTTGCAGAACGTCTTTAAAAATTTACGTAAAAAAGGAAAAATCTCTGAATCTGATGTCCAAGAGGCAACCAAAGAAATTCGCTTGGCCTTGCTTGAGGCCGACGTTGCCTTACCTGTTGTAAAGGACTTTATCAAGAAAGTTCGTGAGCGTGCAGTCGGCCATGAGGTCATTGATACACTTAATCCTGCGCAACAAATTATTAAAATCGTTGATGAGGAACTGACAACCGTTTTAGGTTCTGATACGGCAGAAATTATCAAGTCACCTAAGATTCCTACAATCATTATGATGGTCGGTTTGCAGGGGGCTGGTAAAACAACCTTTGCTGGTAAATTGGCCAACAAACTCAAGAAAGAAGAAAATGCTCGTCCTTTGATGATTGCGGCGGATATTTATCGTCCTGCGGCTATTGACCAGTTGAAAACTCTGGGTCAACAGATTGATGTGCCTGTCTTCGCACTTGGAACAGAAGTACCAGCTGTTGAGATTGTACGTCAAGGTTTGGAACAAGCCCAAGCTAATCATAATGACTATGTCTTGATTGATACGGCAGGTCGTTTGCAGATTGATGAGCTTCTGATGAATGAGCTTCGTGACGTGAAAGCATTGGCTCAACCAAACGAAATTCTGCTTGTCGTTGATGCCATGATTGGTCAAGAAGCGGCCAATGTTGCGCGTGAGTTTAATGCTCAGTTGGAAGTGACTGGGGTTATACTTACTAAGATTGATGGTGATACTCGTGGTGGTGCGGCTCTATCTGTTCGTCACATTACAGGAAAACCAATCAAGTTCACTGGTACAGGTGAAAAGATTACGGACATTGAAACCTTCCACCCAGACCGTATGTCTAGCCGTATCCTTGGCATGGGGGATATGCTCACTCTGATTGAGAAAGCTTCTCAGGAATACGATGAGCAAAAAGCCCTTGAAATGGCTGAGAAGATGCGCGAAAACACCTTTGATTTTAATGATTTCATCGATCAATTGGATCAGGTACAAAACATGGGGCCAATGGAAGACTTGCTCAAGATGATTCCAGGCATGGCTAACAATCCAGCCCTTCAAAACATGAAGGTGGATGAGCGTCAGATTGCGCGCAAACGTGCTATTGTGTCTTCCATGACACCTGAAGAACGTGAAAATCCAGATTTGTTAAATCCGAGCCGTCGACGTCGTATTGCTGCTGGTTCTGGAAATACATTCGTCGAAGTCAATAAATTCATCAAGGACTTTAACCAGGCTAAACAACTCATGCAGGGTGTTATGTCTGGCGACATGAATAAGATGATGAAGCAAATGGGAATCAATCCAAACAACCTTCCTAAAAATATGCCAAATATGGGAGGAATGGATATGTCTGCCCTTGAAGGAATGATGGGACAAGGCGGTATGCCTGACCTGTCAGCTCTTGGAGGAGCAGGAATGCCAGATATGAGTCAGATGTTTGGTGGCGGACTAAAAGGTAAAATCGGTGAATTTGCCATGAAACAGTCTATGAAACGCATGGCTAACAAAATGAAAAAAGCGAAGAAGAAACGTAAGTAA